The Candidatus Bathyarchaeota archaeon DNA window GTTCACGCCAATAGGCTGGGTAAGACCTGGCAACTACACGACCCTGATAGAGACTATGGACTGCGTCAGAGACCTCTACGAAGGAGATAAACCCGTCATATATCTGACTCACTGCCAGTTCAACTCCTACACCGGTGAAAGCTGGATCGACCTGGACTCAGGAGCGGCTGAAGTCGCGGACTATGTAAACAAGCATCCGCATGTACGCATCGACATAGGTCAAGTGATATTCTCGGAACCCACATGACCGGTGGGACGATAGGTGTTAGGGGGGAATGCGGCAGAGGGGTCGGGGCTTTCATGAAAGCCGGTAAGATAGTCGTGGTCGGCTATATCCCATTGATCCTGCCGAGTTTCAGCTTCGAGGAGACCCGGCCTAGGGTTAAGCTCGGAGCTGAAAGGGTTAAGGGTCCACTCTACCTCTTTATAGGGGATTTGAACGAAAAAGGCTCGGGGAGGCTCTTCGTCCACGCCGAAGCTAACAAACATCTATCGTCCTACGAACGATTCATAGAGGAGTTCTCAGAAAAGCTTTAGAGATGATTTTACATAATCCACCCTATGTCTATTTGTCTTTTTATCCCGTGACTTTAAATCTCTATCTCGACGGGTTTACAGTTGCTCCATGATTTTCTTAAGGTTCTCTAGGCATCTTCTCACACATTCGAGCGGTGGATACGCATAGCTCTCCTGCTCTATGATGTACCACTCCGTGCCTCCGACGGTTTCACATAGCTTGAGAAACTCCCTCCACTTCATCTCCCCCTCACCTATCAGAGCCTTGGGGTTTGTAGACGAGTACTCCTTGAGATGGACGGTCATAGCCCTCCCAGGGTATCTCTTTATGATCTCGAGCACCCCGTCGCTGGTAACTCCTCCATACATCGCGTTACCCGTGTCAAGTTGCATGACGACCTCGGGAACTGTGGCTTTGAAGAATATATCCCATGGAGTCTCCCCGTTCATGGGTTTAAACTCTATATGGTGGTTATGATAGCCTACATACATTCCTTCAGGCTTTAGCTTCTCAGCGATCTCGTTGAACAATTTAGCCGT harbors:
- a CDS encoding sugar phosphate isomerase/epimerase: MGKIPIALQLYSVREECARDLEKTLKAVADMGYDGVEFAGYYGRSAEELRRMLDELGLKVAGTHIAIDTLLGDELEKTIEFNRILGNKFLIVPWLPESMRNSKEAWLKTAKLFNEIAEKLKPEGMYVGYHNHHIEFKPMNGETPWDIFFKATVPEVVMQLDTGNAMYGGVTSDGVLEIIKRYPGRAMTVHLKEYSSTNPKALIGEGEMKWREFLKLCETVGGTEWYIIEQESYAYPPLECVRRCLENLKKIMEQL
- a CDS encoding formylmethanofuran dehydrogenase subunit A — protein: FTPIGWVRPGNYTTLIETMDCVRDLYEGDKPVIYLTHCQFNSYTGESWIDLDSGAAEVADYVNKHPHVRIDIGQVIFSEPT